In Chelonia mydas isolate rCheMyd1 chromosome 10, rCheMyd1.pri.v2, whole genome shotgun sequence, a single window of DNA contains:
- the DHRS7B gene encoding dehydrogenase/reductase SDR family member 7B isoform X5, which produces MVTGIARKNIHKGKLMDLTFTAIVPLLLGSVGLFTLFRLLQRMRMRAYLQDAIVVITGATSGLGKECAKAFHAAGSRLVLCGRNGERLQDLVQELSAKANHAKNIHKPFTVIFDLSDTKMVVSAAEEILKCVGHVDILINNAGISYRGTILDTGMDVDKKVMETNYFGPIAFTKALLPSMIKRQQGHIVVISSVQGKISIPFRSAYAASKHATQAFFDCLRAEMEQYEIDVTVVSPGYIQTNLSVNAVTADGSRYGGLQTMHLSS; this is translated from the exons GAAGAACATTCACAAAGGGAAGCTCATGGATCTCACCTTCACAGCCATTGTCCCGCTGCTTCTCGGAAGCGTGGGGCTCTTCACCCTCTTCAGGCTGCTGCAGCGAATGAGGATGCGAGCCTACCTCCAGGATGCAATAGTGGTGATCACAGGAGCTACATCTGGCCTGGGGAAAG AATGTGCAAAAGCTTTCCATGCAGCTGGTTCCAGACTGGTGCTCTGTGGCAGAAATGGTGAGAGACTGCAGGACCTGGTGCAGGAGCTCTCTGCCAAGGCCAATCACGCAAAGAAT ATACACAAACCTTTCACTGTGATCTTTGACCTCTCTGATACTAAAATGGTAGTAAGTGCTGCTGAAGAGATCCTGAAGTGTGTGGGTCATGTGGACATACTGATCAACAATGCAGGGATCAGTTACCGAGGAACGATATTGGACACGGGGATGGATGTGGACAAAAAAGTGATGGAAACCAACTACTTTGGTCCTATAGCATTCACAAAAG ctcttctGCCCTCCATGATCAAAAGACAACAAGGCCACATTGTGGTGATCAGCAGCGTTCAAGGCAAAATAAGCATTCCTTTCAGATCAGCAT ATGCAGCGTCCAAGCATGCCACCCAGGCCTTTTTTGACTGCCTGCGAGCGGAGATGGAACAGTATGAAATCGATGTGACTGTTGTGAGCCCTGGCTATATTCAGACAAACCTGTCTGTCAATGCTGTAACTGCAGATGGATCTCGCTATGGAG GATTACAAACAATGCACCTCAGCAGCTGA
- the TMEM11 gene encoding transmembrane protein 11, mitochondrial, whose product MAAWGRRRAGPGSSGSGGGGRERIILSSTECYIVHEIYNGENAQDQFEYELEQALEAQYKYIVIEPTRIGDETARWITVGNCLHKTAVLAGTACLFTPLALPVDYSHYISLPAGVLSMACCTLYGISWQFDPCCKYQVEYDAYKLSRLPLHTLTSSTPVVLVRKDDLHRKRLHNTIALAALVYCVKKIYELYVV is encoded by the exons ATGGCGGCGTGGGGAAGGAGGCGCGCTGGCCCCGGCAGCagcggcagcggcggcggcggtaGGGAGAG GATCATCTTGTCCTCCACGGAGTGTTACATTGTGCATGAAATCTACAATGGGGAGAATGCTCAGGACCAGTTTGAGTACGAGCTGGAGCAGGCCCTGGAAGCACAGTACAAATATATAGTGATAGAGCCCACTCGCATCGGTGACGAGACCGCTCGCTGGATCACAGTTGGGAACTGCCTGCACAAGACCGCTGTCCTAGCAGGCACCGCTTGTCTCTTTACCCCGCTGGCACTTCCAGTAGATTATTCCCATTACATCTCCCTGCCTGCGGGTGTGCTGAGCATGGCCTGCTGCACCCTCTACGGTATCTCCTGGCAGTTTGACCCCTGCTGCAAGTACCAAGTGGAGTATGATGCCTATAAACTTTCCCGCCTGCCCCTGCATACACTCACCTCCTCCACTCCTGTGGTGCTGGTGAGAAAGGATGACCTGCACAGAAAGAGACTGCATAACACGATAGCACTTGCTGCCCTGGTGTACTGTGTAAAGAAGATCTATGAACTCTACGTTGTATGA
- the DHRS7B gene encoding dehydrogenase/reductase SDR family member 7B isoform X1, with the protein MQKQMPPCCHTRLRGRFAKWTHQQGMRSQTADTRKNIHKGKLMDLTFTAIVPLLLGSVGLFTLFRLLQRMRMRAYLQDAIVVITGATSGLGKECAKAFHAAGSRLVLCGRNGERLQDLVQELSAKANHAKNIHKPFTVIFDLSDTKMVVSAAEEILKCVGHVDILINNAGISYRGTILDTGMDVDKKVMETNYFGPIAFTKALLPSMIKRQQGHIVVISSVQGKISIPFRSAYAASKHATQAFFDCLRAEMEQYEIDVTVVSPGYIQTNLSVNAVTADGSRYGVMDKNTSEGRTAAEVAQVVLNAVGQKKKEVLVAGLLPSLAVYLRTLSPRLFFTFMASRARKERKAKDS; encoded by the exons GAAGAACATTCACAAAGGGAAGCTCATGGATCTCACCTTCACAGCCATTGTCCCGCTGCTTCTCGGAAGCGTGGGGCTCTTCACCCTCTTCAGGCTGCTGCAGCGAATGAGGATGCGAGCCTACCTCCAGGATGCAATAGTGGTGATCACAGGAGCTACATCTGGCCTGGGGAAAG AATGTGCAAAAGCTTTCCATGCAGCTGGTTCCAGACTGGTGCTCTGTGGCAGAAATGGTGAGAGACTGCAGGACCTGGTGCAGGAGCTCTCTGCCAAGGCCAATCACGCAAAGAAT ATACACAAACCTTTCACTGTGATCTTTGACCTCTCTGATACTAAAATGGTAGTAAGTGCTGCTGAAGAGATCCTGAAGTGTGTGGGTCATGTGGACATACTGATCAACAATGCAGGGATCAGTTACCGAGGAACGATATTGGACACGGGGATGGATGTGGACAAAAAAGTGATGGAAACCAACTACTTTGGTCCTATAGCATTCACAAAAG ctcttctGCCCTCCATGATCAAAAGACAACAAGGCCACATTGTGGTGATCAGCAGCGTTCAAGGCAAAATAAGCATTCCTTTCAGATCAGCAT ATGCAGCGTCCAAGCATGCCACCCAGGCCTTTTTTGACTGCCTGCGAGCGGAGATGGAACAGTATGAAATCGATGTGACTGTTGTGAGCCCTGGCTATATTCAGACAAACCTGTCTGTCAATGCTGTAACTGCAGATGGATCTCGCTATGGAG TTATGGACAAGAACACCAGTGAAGGCAgaacagctgcagaggtggctcaGGTGGTTCTTAATGCAGTGGGGCAGAAGAAGAAGGAGGTGCTCGTAGCTGGCTTACTGCCTTCCCTGGCTGTTTACCTGCGAACTCTGTCCCCCAGACTCTTCTTCACCTTTATGGCATCTAGAgcaagaaaggagaggaaagcgAAGGACTCTTAG
- the DHRS7B gene encoding dehydrogenase/reductase SDR family member 7B isoform X4 yields MVTGIARKNIHKGKLMDLTFTAIVPLLLGSVGLFTLFRLLQRMRMRAYLQDAIVVITGATSGLGKECAKAFHAAGSRLVLCGRNGERLQDLVQELSAKANHAKNIHKPFTVIFDLSDTKMVVSAAEEILKCVGHVDILINNAGISYRGTILDTGMDVDKKVMETNYFGPIAFTKALLPSMIKRQQGHIVVISSVQGKISIPFRSAYAASKHATQAFFDCLRAEMEQYEIDVTVVSPGYIQTNLSVNAVTADGSRYGGIQRLSNGKEAVS; encoded by the exons GAAGAACATTCACAAAGGGAAGCTCATGGATCTCACCTTCACAGCCATTGTCCCGCTGCTTCTCGGAAGCGTGGGGCTCTTCACCCTCTTCAGGCTGCTGCAGCGAATGAGGATGCGAGCCTACCTCCAGGATGCAATAGTGGTGATCACAGGAGCTACATCTGGCCTGGGGAAAG AATGTGCAAAAGCTTTCCATGCAGCTGGTTCCAGACTGGTGCTCTGTGGCAGAAATGGTGAGAGACTGCAGGACCTGGTGCAGGAGCTCTCTGCCAAGGCCAATCACGCAAAGAAT ATACACAAACCTTTCACTGTGATCTTTGACCTCTCTGATACTAAAATGGTAGTAAGTGCTGCTGAAGAGATCCTGAAGTGTGTGGGTCATGTGGACATACTGATCAACAATGCAGGGATCAGTTACCGAGGAACGATATTGGACACGGGGATGGATGTGGACAAAAAAGTGATGGAAACCAACTACTTTGGTCCTATAGCATTCACAAAAG ctcttctGCCCTCCATGATCAAAAGACAACAAGGCCACATTGTGGTGATCAGCAGCGTTCAAGGCAAAATAAGCATTCCTTTCAGATCAGCAT ATGCAGCGTCCAAGCATGCCACCCAGGCCTTTTTTGACTGCCTGCGAGCGGAGATGGAACAGTATGAAATCGATGTGACTGTTGTGAGCCCTGGCTATATTCAGACAAACCTGTCTGTCAATGCTGTAACTGCAGATGGATCTCGCTATGGAG GGATACAAAGACTATCCAATGGAAAGGAGGCTGTTAGTtaa
- the DHRS7B gene encoding dehydrogenase/reductase SDR family member 7B isoform X3: protein MDLTFTAIVPLLLGSVGLFTLFRLLQRMRMRAYLQDAIVVITGATSGLGKECAKAFHAAGSRLVLCGRNGERLQDLVQELSAKANHAKNIHKPFTVIFDLSDTKMVVSAAEEILKCVGHVDILINNAGISYRGTILDTGMDVDKKVMETNYFGPIAFTKALLPSMIKRQQGHIVVISSVQGKISIPFRSAYAASKHATQAFFDCLRAEMEQYEIDVTVVSPGYIQTNLSVNAVTADGSRYGVMDKNTSEGRTAAEVAQVVLNAVGQKKKEVLVAGLLPSLAVYLRTLSPRLFFTFMASRARKERKAKDS from the exons ATGGATCTCACCTTCACAGCCATTGTCCCGCTGCTTCTCGGAAGCGTGGGGCTCTTCACCCTCTTCAGGCTGCTGCAGCGAATGAGGATGCGAGCCTACCTCCAGGATGCAATAGTGGTGATCACAGGAGCTACATCTGGCCTGGGGAAAG AATGTGCAAAAGCTTTCCATGCAGCTGGTTCCAGACTGGTGCTCTGTGGCAGAAATGGTGAGAGACTGCAGGACCTGGTGCAGGAGCTCTCTGCCAAGGCCAATCACGCAAAGAAT ATACACAAACCTTTCACTGTGATCTTTGACCTCTCTGATACTAAAATGGTAGTAAGTGCTGCTGAAGAGATCCTGAAGTGTGTGGGTCATGTGGACATACTGATCAACAATGCAGGGATCAGTTACCGAGGAACGATATTGGACACGGGGATGGATGTGGACAAAAAAGTGATGGAAACCAACTACTTTGGTCCTATAGCATTCACAAAAG ctcttctGCCCTCCATGATCAAAAGACAACAAGGCCACATTGTGGTGATCAGCAGCGTTCAAGGCAAAATAAGCATTCCTTTCAGATCAGCAT ATGCAGCGTCCAAGCATGCCACCCAGGCCTTTTTTGACTGCCTGCGAGCGGAGATGGAACAGTATGAAATCGATGTGACTGTTGTGAGCCCTGGCTATATTCAGACAAACCTGTCTGTCAATGCTGTAACTGCAGATGGATCTCGCTATGGAG TTATGGACAAGAACACCAGTGAAGGCAgaacagctgcagaggtggctcaGGTGGTTCTTAATGCAGTGGGGCAGAAGAAGAAGGAGGTGCTCGTAGCTGGCTTACTGCCTTCCCTGGCTGTTTACCTGCGAACTCTGTCCCCCAGACTCTTCTTCACCTTTATGGCATCTAGAgcaagaaaggagaggaaagcgAAGGACTCTTAG
- the DHRS7B gene encoding dehydrogenase/reductase SDR family member 7B isoform X2: MVTGIARKNIHKGKLMDLTFTAIVPLLLGSVGLFTLFRLLQRMRMRAYLQDAIVVITGATSGLGKECAKAFHAAGSRLVLCGRNGERLQDLVQELSAKANHAKNIHKPFTVIFDLSDTKMVVSAAEEILKCVGHVDILINNAGISYRGTILDTGMDVDKKVMETNYFGPIAFTKALLPSMIKRQQGHIVVISSVQGKISIPFRSAYAASKHATQAFFDCLRAEMEQYEIDVTVVSPGYIQTNLSVNAVTADGSRYGVMDKNTSEGRTAAEVAQVVLNAVGQKKKEVLVAGLLPSLAVYLRTLSPRLFFTFMASRARKERKAKDS; encoded by the exons GAAGAACATTCACAAAGGGAAGCTCATGGATCTCACCTTCACAGCCATTGTCCCGCTGCTTCTCGGAAGCGTGGGGCTCTTCACCCTCTTCAGGCTGCTGCAGCGAATGAGGATGCGAGCCTACCTCCAGGATGCAATAGTGGTGATCACAGGAGCTACATCTGGCCTGGGGAAAG AATGTGCAAAAGCTTTCCATGCAGCTGGTTCCAGACTGGTGCTCTGTGGCAGAAATGGTGAGAGACTGCAGGACCTGGTGCAGGAGCTCTCTGCCAAGGCCAATCACGCAAAGAAT ATACACAAACCTTTCACTGTGATCTTTGACCTCTCTGATACTAAAATGGTAGTAAGTGCTGCTGAAGAGATCCTGAAGTGTGTGGGTCATGTGGACATACTGATCAACAATGCAGGGATCAGTTACCGAGGAACGATATTGGACACGGGGATGGATGTGGACAAAAAAGTGATGGAAACCAACTACTTTGGTCCTATAGCATTCACAAAAG ctcttctGCCCTCCATGATCAAAAGACAACAAGGCCACATTGTGGTGATCAGCAGCGTTCAAGGCAAAATAAGCATTCCTTTCAGATCAGCAT ATGCAGCGTCCAAGCATGCCACCCAGGCCTTTTTTGACTGCCTGCGAGCGGAGATGGAACAGTATGAAATCGATGTGACTGTTGTGAGCCCTGGCTATATTCAGACAAACCTGTCTGTCAATGCTGTAACTGCAGATGGATCTCGCTATGGAG TTATGGACAAGAACACCAGTGAAGGCAgaacagctgcagaggtggctcaGGTGGTTCTTAATGCAGTGGGGCAGAAGAAGAAGGAGGTGCTCGTAGCTGGCTTACTGCCTTCCCTGGCTGTTTACCTGCGAACTCTGTCCCCCAGACTCTTCTTCACCTTTATGGCATCTAGAgcaagaaaggagaggaaagcgAAGGACTCTTAG